From a region of the Helicobacter hepaticus ATCC 51449 genome:
- the prfB gene encoding peptide chain release factor 2 — translation MDSYEYGELLKTLHNKCENIAKILNPTSLQKQLKDIENLEQDEHFWNDSKRAAEVAKQKRKCERMLQTYTNTKQEIDDALELYEIAMSEEDSRTLELLFEQAPSLLSHIQKVEIEVMLSGENDGSNAIITIQPGAGGTESQDWASILYRMYLRWSERRGFKVELLDYQDGEEAGIKGVAFIIKGENAYGYAKSENGVHRLVRISPFDANAKRHTSFASVQVSPELDDDINIEIEDKDIRIDTYRASGAGGQHVNKTESAIRITHFPTGIVVQCQNDRSQHKNKATAMKMLKSKLYELELQKNQEGASQEKSEIGWGHQIRSYVLAPYQQVKDLRTQFATSDTSGVLDGDIDEIIESVLVHTSAKDN, via the coding sequence ATGGATTCTTATGAATATGGTGAGTTACTTAAAACTTTGCACAATAAATGTGAGAATATTGCAAAGATTCTTAATCCAACTTCGCTTCAAAAGCAGCTTAAAGATATTGAGAATCTTGAGCAAGATGAGCATTTTTGGAATGATAGCAAAAGAGCAGCAGAAGTAGCGAAGCAAAAGCGAAAATGTGAGCGAATGCTACAAACTTATACGAACACAAAACAAGAAATTGATGATGCACTAGAACTATATGAAATAGCTATGAGCGAGGAAGATTCTCGCACTTTAGAGTTGCTTTTTGAGCAAGCACCTTCTTTACTTAGTCATATTCAAAAGGTTGAGATTGAAGTAATGTTAAGTGGTGAGAATGATGGTTCAAATGCTATTATTACTATTCAGCCCGGTGCTGGTGGCACAGAATCTCAAGATTGGGCAAGTATCCTTTATCGTATGTATTTGCGTTGGAGTGAGCGTAGGGGGTTTAAAGTTGAGCTGCTTGATTACCAAGATGGCGAGGAAGCAGGGATTAAAGGTGTGGCTTTTATCATAAAAGGCGAAAATGCTTATGGTTATGCTAAAAGCGAGAATGGTGTGCATCGTTTAGTGAGAATCTCTCCTTTTGATGCAAATGCTAAGAGGCATACGAGTTTTGCTAGTGTGCAGGTAAGTCCAGAGCTTGATGATGATATAAACATTGAGATTGAGGACAAAGATATACGCATTGATACTTATCGTGCAAGTGGAGCAGGCGGACAACACGTCAATAAAACAGAATCTGCTATTAGAATCACTCATTTTCCTACAGGTATAGTGGTGCAATGTCAAAATGATAGAAGTCAGCATAAAAACAAGGCTACGGCGATGAAAATGTTAAAATCCAAACTCTATGAGTTAGAGTTGCAAAAAAATCAAGAAGGAGCAAGTCAAGAAAAAAGTGAAATTGGTTGGGGACATCAAATCCGCTCCTATGTGCTTGCTCCTTATCAACAGGTAAAAGATTTGCGCACTCAATTTGCTACAAGTGATACAAGCGGTGTGCTTGATGGAGATATTGATGAGATTATAGAATCTGTTCTTGTGCATACAAGTGCGAAAGATAATTAA
- a CDS encoding peptidase U32 family protein, protein MADSRVQLLSPAGNLKKLKIALAYGADAVYGGVSHFSLRTRAGKDFSFEDFAQGVAYAHERGKKVFVTINGFPFNSQLKLLESHIAKMASLNPDAFIVAAPGVVKLSKKIAPQIPIHLSTQANVLNVLDAEVFYEMGVKRIVAAREISLKDALEIKKHLPDLEIEIFVHGSMCFAFSGRCLISALQSGRVPNRGSCANDCRFDYEYFVRNVENDELVKFDGKEFYVKNPDNGVMMRLQEEEGLGTHIFNSKDLNLSGHIREILDSGAVDALKIEGRTKSNYYAGITARAYRAAIDDYYNGSENSAFYTNELYTLKNRGFTDGYIIHRPYEKFNTQNHLTAISEGSYQVNAEVDESGEWAFCRHTIRVGEAKEIVAPFGESITCGKSDLGEIFEEQGVKYMRFNRICLKDDKELDSIHSGNTNAFKLPLPLPPFSFLRERL, encoded by the coding sequence ATGGCAGATTCTAGAGTCCAGCTCCTTTCTCCTGCTGGGAATCTTAAAAAACTTAAGATTGCTCTTGCTTATGGTGCAGATGCAGTATATGGAGGCGTGAGCCATTTTTCTTTACGCACGCGCGCGGGAAAAGACTTCAGTTTTGAAGATTTCGCGCAAGGTGTAGCCTATGCTCACGAGCGTGGTAAAAAGGTATTTGTTACGATTAATGGATTTCCTTTTAATTCCCAACTTAAACTTTTAGAATCTCATATCGCTAAAATGGCATCTCTAAATCCCGATGCGTTTATTGTAGCGGCACCGGGTGTAGTGAAATTGAGCAAAAAGATTGCTCCGCAAATCCCTATTCACCTCTCTACTCAAGCAAATGTGCTTAATGTGCTTGATGCAGAGGTATTTTATGAAATGGGTGTGAAACGCATTGTTGCCGCCCGTGAAATAAGTCTCAAAGATGCACTTGAGATTAAAAAACATTTGCCTGATTTGGAGATTGAAATTTTTGTGCACGGGAGTATGTGTTTTGCGTTTTCTGGGCGATGTTTGATTTCTGCTCTGCAGAGTGGGCGTGTGCCAAATCGTGGGAGTTGCGCCAATGACTGCCGATTTGATTATGAATATTTTGTGCGTAATGTGGAGAATGATGAGCTTGTGAAGTTTGATGGCAAAGAGTTCTATGTAAAAAACCCCGATAATGGCGTGATGATGAGATTACAAGAGGAAGAGGGCTTGGGGACGCATATTTTTAATTCAAAGGATTTAAATTTAAGTGGGCATATTCGTGAAATTTTGGATTCTGGAGCAGTAGATGCACTTAAAATTGAAGGACGCACAAAGTCAAATTATTATGCTGGCATTACGGCAAGGGCATATCGCGCAGCTATTGATGATTATTATAATGGCAGTGAAAATAGTGCCTTTTATACCAATGAACTTTATACACTTAAAAATCGTGGATTCACTGATGGTTATATTATCCATCGTCCTTATGAGAAGTTTAATACACAAAATCATCTCACTGCCATAAGTGAGGGGAGTTACCAAGTGAATGCAGAAGTTGATGAGAGTGGCGAGTGGGCATTTTGTAGGCATACCATTAGAGTTGGAGAGGCAAAAGAGATTGTCGCACCTTTTGGTGAAAGTATAACTTGTGGTAAAAGTGATCTTGGCGAGATATTTGAAGAACAAGGCGTGAAATATATGCGTTTTAATAGGATTTGCTTGAAAGATGACAAAGAGCTAGATTCTATCCATAGTGGCAATACCAATGCTTTTAAGCTGCCTTTGCCTTTGCCACCATTTAGTTTTTTGCGAGAGAGGCTTTAA
- a CDS encoding chemotaxis protein, translated as MTQEELDSLMNGEPDISEVDALSDTSDTQEEFKTETIDPNDFRVEADKKWPPPPPTEDHKVVHQLDEVTQDTEAKGIQIFDQLEIMSNSAAKIEKEIKNIKKYLENQEHLFSKLCATFPHIQSFQSALESTKELQKSEKIILNAANDINDASMQAMDLMQYQDIHRQKIERVINVMRALAQYMNSLFEGKIDDSKRVSSAVFIAGDNKEDVANEDDIEALIASFGAK; from the coding sequence ATGACCCAAGAAGAGTTAGATTCTCTTATGAATGGAGAGCCAGATATAAGTGAAGTAGATGCGCTTTCTGATACATCAGACACACAAGAAGAGTTTAAAACAGAAACTATTGACCCTAATGATTTTCGTGTGGAGGCTGATAAAAAGTGGCCTCCACCACCACCTACTGAAGACCATAAAGTAGTGCATCAGCTTGATGAAGTGACTCAAGATACAGAAGCTAAGGGTATTCAGATTTTTGACCAGCTTGAAATTATGAGCAATAGTGCGGCAAAAATTGAAAAAGAGATTAAAAATATTAAAAAATATCTTGAAAATCAAGAGCATCTTTTCAGTAAGCTTTGTGCAACATTTCCTCATATTCAGAGCTTTCAAAGTGCTTTAGAATCTACAAAAGAATTGCAAAAAAGTGAAAAAATTATTTTAAATGCAGCCAATGACATTAATGATGCTTCAATGCAGGCAATGGATTTAATGCAATATCAAGATATTCATCGTCAAAAAATTGAACGCGTTATCAATGTTATGCGTGCATTAGCACAATATATGAATTCTTTATTTGAGGGCAAAATTGATGATAGTAAGCGCGTAAGTTCAGCGGTATTTATTGCGGGAGATAATAAGGAAGATGTTGCCAATGAGGACGATATTGAGGCTCTTATTGCTTCATTTGGCGCAAAATAA
- a CDS encoding ATP-binding cassette domain-containing protein: MSDIVFRFNKKLLGSKGAFKLEIDKQLSFGEFIALFGKSGAGKTSILRVLSGLDKVENGYIRVGDTIWLDSQKNIDLPPQRRRIGFVFQNYALFPHLNVYENICFGLKNKQDRIFADELVALMDLQSLKKAHIYQLSGGQSQRVALARALTSRPTLLLLDEPFSALDNAMAQILQNELKKIHKHFNLTTLLVSHNLSEIFSLASRTFVIKEGQIISDGSNQEVFIQKRLSAKIKLTGKIINISIQEIVCIISVLCQNEIFQIVYDPIEAANFKVGEQVIIASKAFSPVLYKLEVSL; encoded by the coding sequence ATGAGCGATATTGTCTTTCGCTTTAATAAAAAATTGCTTGGGAGCAAAGGTGCATTTAAACTTGAAATAGATAAACAATTAAGCTTTGGTGAGTTTATCGCACTTTTTGGCAAAAGTGGTGCTGGGAAAACAAGTATTTTGCGCGTTTTGAGCGGACTTGATAAAGTAGAAAATGGTTATATTCGCGTAGGTGATACGATTTGGTTAGATTCTCAAAAAAACATTGATCTCCCTCCGCAAAGGCGGCGCATTGGATTTGTTTTTCAAAACTACGCCCTCTTTCCTCATCTAAATGTATATGAAAATATTTGTTTTGGGCTCAAAAACAAACAAGATAGAATCTTTGCTGATGAACTCGTAGCTCTTATGGACTTGCAATCCCTTAAAAAGGCGCACATTTATCAACTCTCTGGTGGACAATCTCAACGCGTAGCACTTGCGCGTGCCCTTACTTCGCGACCTACACTTTTGTTGCTTGATGAACCTTTCTCTGCACTTGATAATGCAATGGCACAAATCCTACAAAATGAACTCAAAAAGATTCACAAACACTTCAATCTCACAACTTTACTTGTGAGCCACAATCTAAGTGAAATTTTCTCTCTTGCTTCTCGCACTTTTGTCATAAAAGAAGGGCAAATTATCAGTGATGGAAGCAATCAAGAAGTGTTTATTCAAAAGCGTCTTAGTGCTAAAATCAAACTTACAGGCAAAATTATCAATATATCCATACAAGAGATTGTATGTATTATAAGTGTGCTTTGTCAAAATGAGATTTTTCAAATTGTCTATGACCCCATTGAGGCAGCAAATTTTAAGGTGGGCGAACAAGTAATTATTGCCTCTAAAGCTTTTAGCCCTGTGCTTTATAAGCTTGAGGTATCTTTATAA